One Hydractinia symbiolongicarpus strain clone_291-10 chromosome 7, HSymV2.1, whole genome shotgun sequence genomic window, ACATGAAAAAATGggggaaaaaattaatttcgggTCCGAAATTTAAAGATTGCTCTCACTTAATGAAATGAAATTGCCCTTCGCAATGGTGTTAGGAAAGAATTGAAATAACAGTATTGCATAACGACAggaaaaatatgtatttataataaaataaacgaCAAATGACTAGaaggtatataaataaaaaattgttagtGTCCCTCCTTAATATATTTGACAATTTCATCAGACTTCATATGTTTAAGTGCATAAATGAAGGAATCTTCAGAGGCAATTTTTAACATGTGTGTCAGATCATACCACTTAAAACCCACTATTTGGATAAGTATTCCTCTGGATTTTAATGGTTGAACAGCTTTTCCGATAGTAGGGTCATCTTTACTACCTTCAAGCCTAGCATCCGACAGCATAACAAAAATCTGAAAAGAGAAAATAGTGTTCAGTGTGATATTTGGATTTACAACAAAACAATCCAACGATTTAGAAAAGAAGGTTGGAAAATAATCGATTCGTTAATTAAAGCAATAAAGGGATACATTACATACTTTTCGACTATTTTTACGCATTCCGTGTTTCGAGCTGAATAAGGTGTCATTTGCAAACTTCATTGCCAAATCAAATCGTGGACCAGACTTTCTGCTTTTCACTGCATTAATCTTTCTTATTAAATTCTTCTTATCTAGTGCGGCGTCATTGAAAGCattaaaactaaaaattgaTTGACTGTCTTCAGCAAATGCCATAGCTGCCACATGGGTCTTATCCGCTCCAATATCGAACGATTTCACAAGTTTTTTAGCCAAAATCTTTGCGTCTTTCACGGCGTACCTCATTGGTGTGGAAACATCAATCGCAATTCCGAGATCAATTGGCTCAGATACtccacaaaagaaaaaagagttAAGATACATAAAAGGAAATCGTTTTTCAAAGAGGGTaacgaaaatttaaaaacacttaCAAACATATGGTAGAACCAACAACAGCGCACCAACGATACAACACATTGTTGGAATGCTAGAAATCATCTTTCTTCTCGTCTAATACgactttaaaacttcaaaatattgTAAATTTAGTTTATATGTGCGTTCTGAGATATGCTTCAAAAAGCTAACTAAACTTTATAATTTTGACTTCTTATACAGCTATTTGTATCACGTGAGTTTACTTTCGAATCTACCCTTGGTTGCTGTGATAGCAAGGCGCTAAATTGATCCAGAAGTCACGTATTAGGCCCgctattatttattatataaaagcaaaacatttaaaaaaaaattatctatgAGAATACAACAACAAATTCACAGTTGTTTTTATAAGAAGTCTTAAAAAATACTTAGTTACACACTAACAGTTACACTTCGCGGTGTCAGTTATATTTAGTCAGTGTATTTATACTGAAAACAATTACAAAGAACATTTGTTTGTTATCTCTTGACTTTTGGAAAACATACGATGAAGTTTCTATTTTCTTTACGTTACAATTATTAAGAAGTTTTTATGATTAGAAATAACAGTTGAAAACGCCGCTTTAAGGTCGACTCGTGTACATTAATCTTTGCGCAGATTAGGCGCAGTTATACTTTTGTTGCAAGGTATATATAagacttttaaaaagattttgctgAAGTCCAGCTGACTAACATCACAGTTAAAACTTGCAAGGATGCTAAAATGAACTGGATTGAAATGTAACGTTTAGCTAATACCGACTGTTGGAGTTCATATGTTGAACGCTTCGAACAGTACTTTATCGTAAACAAGATCGACGATAAGAAAAAAAGTTGCTGTGTGTTTAACAGTTATTCGACCAAACACTTATACGTTACTACGAAACCTTCGATCACCGGCCAAGCCTGCTTTTCCAGAAATTGTGCTGATGATTAACTTTATCTAAGTCCCAAACCCATCGCTGTTATTGAGCGCTGCAAGTTTTATAAACGATGGCAGCCAGATTATGAGAACTTGGCAAATTATATTGCCGCAGcttgcaaactttttaaaaaatgtaattttgatGACTTTTTAAATGGTTAAGTGAAATGTTTAGCTGTAATAGCCAAACATtgcacaaaaacataaattaaaaaccctttttttttctttcgctgTTTTTGAATGAAATTCTCTTAGAAAGGCGTCCGCAATACCTTTTACGATTATATTTTAAAACGAGTGCATCTATCCATAGAGTTCGCTTTTTAGGCACTGTCTCATTTCTTGAAATAAAGATTTATCTTATattaagttttgttttatttcagcAAAAAGCAAACCCATAACATCAAATACACGTCAACAAACTTCATCAATGGGAAAAGAGTAAACAGCGTCACATTTTTCACCTCGACCGGAAAGAAATTCAAGTTAAAGTGAGAAAGACTTCAATCAACGTTAAAGTAATATCTACCGTGTTACGTTGAAACATTTCAAAGATGCTTTCGGAGACTTCGATCCTGGATGCAGCAATCAGTAAcaagagaaaaataataatggaaacaaaaaaagaagaaagtaaagcaaaaaaatatatggTATCTACAATAAATTTATTAACATAATTATATTAGAACTTATGTGTAGATTTATTGTAAGTAAGTTATAGTTTTCACATCATAGAAAAGCTATATATGACAAcgatttgtttgtatttttaaactttcgtgTTTGTGCTTTTAATCATTCGTGTTTGGAACATTAGTGTCGTTTCACATTCAGTCTGgacgtttttacaaaaaaacgtGCATTGCGATTGTTTATTTGCTTTGGGTTAGATTGAGACGATGTTTAAAAGCTTTACATTGATATAAGTTATGCACACGAAGGATTGACAACACATAGTACACATGGTAAGTTAGCAACTGACAGGGGTGCATACTGTCTTCCTAttcttaaattaaaatataaacttaataaaaataatggacGTGATAGATGTTACagtaatttgaaatttttgtgaATAGGTATTAGAAAATGCTCAATCGGCAAAAAGAAAAGTAGTTAAAAGTCATACACTTACGCAATAGCCGAAGAATTCTTGCAGAAGAATCAAAAAATTGGTCATCTTATTGATTGATTTTGTTATTACAATTATCTCTTTATAATAGCcgcattttgtctgtctgtctgcgaaAGCCgcttcctgttacggaaacacgaaatgtgatatataaaggacgggcgaccccgtgaatttttccacgggttaacggctagtctatattataatacccgtatacgtctgtccgtccgtctgtctgtcacgcaaaatggtagcttagctgcgcaggtagcgagacgcacgcaatacggtataaaggacgggcgaacccgtggaattTTACACGGGCTAAACGACTATCCTGGAAAAATATCATGGAGGTGTCATCATAGTAAAAACGGAACAAAATTAAGCAATATCaccaaattttttaacattatcaTTTTTCCTTCTATAAGATATGACCTtgtcaacatttttcttaattttattgaAGAGTGTTTTTTTTCCCTAAACGTTGGCGATCTTTCACAAAATTGCTACAAAACTGACTTCTCAATTACATCTTTGTTTGTCAAACTCTTCTTATATACATTGTAGCTATAACATATTGAAAAATTACAGGTGTATAACGAGCATGAGACTAGAattatttcaaatgtttttagcaatttcatataaatatacattttaaatgccttgtccGTACCAAGAAAATGTTGATGATTTCCAGGTTTTCTACATACACATATTTGACGTTTGAAGAATCACGGAGAACATTAGAGAAAAACGGAAAAACAACTGGAAAAGTAAGGGAGTGGATTAAGTGCTTATTAATCATACATTAATCATTGTTAACTGTCTGGATTACCGACGTGTAgcggtattgcccgtcgtcaagaaaaatggtagccttaaatgtaaacaagcagGAAAAAACAAGTTTCACGACGCATTGGAAAGATTAACTGTTACAATAACCAGATTCAGCAACATTTCtctgaatgtttttttaacatggctagttaactagctacattgtTCATAAAATACGATGATCtgacattttattgaattttttatctttttttcacttatttttACATGGCGAATATTAAGAAACCTTCTGGTCAGATTTTTTTACAACCCTCAACAGTAAAACCACCTTCCTTTGAAACGACCTTACACTTTATACCTGCAGAGGATGAGTAAAAGCACATCTCCTAATGGTGTAATGAGTGCTCAAACTATACAAGGAAGCTCCCAGCTTTCCCAATATCTTTCCATATTCTACAACATAGTGATCATTGGTGGTGACAAATTTTCTTAGCTTTTCAATAGCATCTCTTATGCCGATCTTCGCTCCTTTATATTTTGAATCTACAGTTTTTATGCATCTTCTTTGCTTTCCATGTACCTATGTACCTTAGAAACGATTGGAGAtactttgatttgatttttttcttaagcTCAGCATATTCTTTCATATTATGATGCAAAGACGAGGCGGATTCGTAAATATTCGCAAGATTGCGTTTTAATCCTTGCTTTTATCACATCAATTGAAAGAAAGTTCTCGTCAAAAGCCTTGCCATATGGACAAATAAAATCCTTGAGAAACTGCTTGTAATACCTAAATATATAAGTATGTTTTAAAGTCATATTCTCACACATCATTCTTACACATTAAAACAGAAACACAAAACCTCATTTTTGTCGTTTTGAAACACAGGAACATATTATctaaacaaatttcaaaaatcagtcaatttttattatttacatgaaattccttgatttttttatcgtgttttgttgttgttgttgttaaatcaAATGAtatttaattgcttttatttAACATTAGTACTTAACATGATCAAAAAAGTGtaataaaattcaacaaaaatacATAAAGACAATAGTTAAAGCTCTTCTCTATATGTATGTTAGATATACTTTATACGCAATTCATGACCTCTGCCAGGTTATGAACCTCTGACAGTTAAAACCTCATAGTTAGGCATGCCGCTAGTCAGtaagaagaaaagaaatgtAAATCAATATTTAATGTTATCCTAAAATTTGACATCGCCAAAATCCATTGACCCATTCACGCAGGTACCCTTAATGCTTGGCCAACCGACCAAGCATTATTACAGGGGACCTGATGTGTTGGAAGCAGTATATTTGGAGAGGTAATAATGAGACGGTAGTATAGGAGTGGACGGGGTCCAATGTGTGCGCGTATAGAACGACGAGGAAAAAcaggaaataataaaaaaggacGTGAATGACGTGAAAAAGGTGGCAGTGTTTAAAAAGAAGTTGATCGTGGGGGGCTTGATCGTGGTGGTTGTTGTGACGGTGGAAGTGCTAATGATGGTCGTGACAATGATAATGATGATTGTGTTTGCTCAGTTGATTGTGGCGTTGGCCTCAATGGTAGTGGTTGTTAAATCGATATCGATGCCGGTATTAATTCACCACCACTGTGTGAAATAGTTTAAAATGAAGGCGGaatgtgtttaaaaaaattacattattgTTTGTCGAATTACCCTTTGCTTTTATGATGCGTATCAAATCTCTACTTGTTTGTTTAAACAAAATCTTAGAAAAACGATATGTTTTAAAGACATTCCCAATTTTATTCGATACTTTTTGTGGACTCTCCACAAGAAAGCCACTAGATACTTTTTTTTCCTACAAgtgttcagaattttttttgcttttcagAGCAGGTATTTATGAATGACTAGTATTTCCTTATTTTGACGGTTAAAACAAGGAAAGAGCACAGGCTTTGTGGTCTTATGCGTTGTGGattcatcttttttttattatgctTTACTACATATTCGATTCGAAGGAGGTTTTTTGTGATGTGTGATTCCGCCTTGTGATCCTGCTGAATACTTCTTTGATTAATTACAATTGTCCGAAAGAACCTTCAAGCTTTGGATGTTAATAGCAAGTCCGAGACGCAAAGATCACATTTTTCTGGACTAGTTGTTTATaaacatgtttataaaaaaatcaaatgaacTTTAACACAAGACTCCAATGTAAAACCTTGATCCCAGGgcttgtagcgttttttgatgagGATAAAACGCGTACGAGGCCTTGGTACAACAGACTTACTTAACCAATGAGATTGCGTGTacggcttttttaaattatgttaaaaaaatttttctggtttcttgtttatgaagaaaatatttatattcacGTTATTTTTGGCTTTTCTTGCATCGTTTACAAATTTATCGAAGCtgttaagaaatttttaaacattacttTTGTTTTCTCACTGATGGCGAAAAAGGCAGCTGACAACTGAAATGGAATGTTGCAACATCCTGTCCTGCGAACGAAAATAACATGTACTTCTCACCTTTTGTTGGGACATAACACGGTCGACGCTCGTTATCTCGACCTTTCCAAGGGAATGGTGAATAAGGTCGAAATAACGAAAGTTCGAGATGGTGGATAGTCGAGATAAGGAGCGTCGATCGTGAAAAAGGTCGAGATaaggaaagttcgagataacgggtAGTCGAGATATTGGACGTGTTTTAGCCTACGAGAGGTTGAAATGGCGAAGGGACCAATAAAAATTGGTCGAGATACGGAAAGATCGAGATAACGGGTAGTCCAGATAACGAGCGTCGACTGTACTTATATTCAGTTACAATTTTTGCGTTGGTGTGATTATATTTAGTGTCGACTGCTCTTGAATCTTGGACTTATTCTCCAGAGGTTTATTTATCTCTTCAATTatcattaaataaattttttttttttgacttttaaaaTTCTTCAGTCAAAAAAACCCTCAATCAATGTTTAACGTATTGATACAGAATAATTGTACTTCAGGGTCGACGTATCAGGTTTTATATAGTTTAGCCGAGGAATTGATAAGCAAGGTATTTGAAATTGACGAGTATACCATATATTTCCGATTTTTCCGATTGATACAAAATAATTCTCGTCTTAGATTCTATGTATAAATTCtctattgattttttgttttaatttaaatttttgagcaatattttttaatgattttttttcaccaatacacctttcccgaatgtcataaattataataactatgacgtcatccaaaattttataatggttctttgctcttcaaataaggatattcagatagaatattaaattatcatgaaaaaaggttttagagcaatataatatcctggttagattttttttagatttgaagaaaataattattttaaaaatgaggCTATTCTTGGAAAGCTCGGCTATATAAAGGGTTTGCCCATAATTGTTAGCTCGAAtttgaggcacttaacgaacagagatttttacgaaattaggtaatt contains:
- the LOC130649252 gene encoding uncharacterized protein LOC130649252; translated protein: MISSIPTMCCIVGALLLVLPYVLSEPIDLGIAIDVSTPMRYAVKDAKILAKKLVKSFDIGADKTHVAAMAFAEDSQSIFSFNAFNDAALDKKNLIRKINAVKSRKSGPRFDLAMKFANDTLFSSKHGMRKNSRKIFVMLSDARLEGSKDDPTIGKAVQPLKSRGILIQIVGFKWYDLTHMLKIASEDSFIYALKHMKSDEIVKYIKEGH